One part of the Vibrio palustris genome encodes these proteins:
- the argB gene encoding acetylglutamate kinase, giving the protein MSDTKQSPLVVKLGGAALENHDTLAALFTAIGSYQQQANRPIVIVHGGGYLVDDLMEKLHIETVKKDGLRVTPYDQIPVIAGALAGTANKMLQGHAIKNGLNAVGLCLADGGLCQVEELHPELGAVGKASAGDATVLKAMLSQHTLPIISSIGLTTNGQMMNVNADQAAVAVAQALEAELVLLSDVSGVLDAQGQLLTSLNESQADALIKSHVITDGMIVKVQAALGAAKDLGRPIEVATWRYPEKLTELFAGQSIGTQFLPQ; this is encoded by the coding sequence ATGTCAGATACTAAGCAAAGTCCACTCGTTGTTAAGCTCGGCGGCGCGGCATTAGAAAATCATGACACGTTGGCGGCATTATTTACAGCGATTGGGTCTTATCAGCAGCAAGCGAATCGTCCTATTGTTATCGTACATGGTGGCGGTTACTTGGTTGATGACCTAATGGAAAAATTGCACATTGAAACGGTGAAAAAAGACGGTTTACGTGTCACTCCTTATGATCAAATTCCAGTTATTGCCGGTGCTTTAGCTGGTACAGCAAACAAAATGCTGCAAGGGCATGCGATTAAAAATGGTTTAAATGCTGTCGGCCTGTGCCTTGCTGATGGTGGTTTATGCCAAGTGGAAGAGCTGCACCCTGAGCTTGGTGCAGTGGGTAAAGCATCAGCCGGCGATGCGACCGTTTTAAAAGCGATGTTAAGCCAACACACGTTACCGATTATCAGTTCTATTGGCTTAACGACCAATGGACAAATGATGAATGTCAATGCAGATCAAGCTGCTGTTGCAGTGGCACAAGCGTTAGAAGCAGAGTTAGTCCTTTTATCGGATGTGAGTGGTGTTCTTGATGCTCAAGGTCAGTTGCTGACGTCTTTAAATGAATCCCAAGCTGATGCTTTGATTAAAAGCCATGTGATTACCGATGGCATGATCGTCAAAGTGCAAGCGGCATTAGGTGCAGCCAAAGATCTTGGTCGCCCAATAGAGGTCGCGACTTGGCGTTACCCTGAAAAGCTGACTGAGCTTTTTGCGGGTCAAAGTATTGGTACGCAGTTTTTACCGCAGTAA
- the argH gene encoding argininosuccinate lyase has product MALWGGRFTQAADTRFKQFNDSLRFDYRLAEQDIVGSIAWSKALLSVNVLTEEEQQRLELALNELKMEVMEDPEQILASDAEDIHSWVEQQLINKVGDLGKKLHTGRSRNDQVATDLKLWCRQQGRQVLMTLDQMQNQLVNVASQHHDTVLPGYTHLQRAQPVTFAHWCLAYSEMFERDYSRLEDAIKRLDTCPLGSGALAGTAYAIDRENLAYNLGFRRATRNSLDSVSDRDHVMELMSVASISMLHLSRMAEDLIFYNSGESGFIELADTVTSGSSLMPQKKNPDALELIRGKTGRVYGSLAGMMMTVKALPLAYNKDMQEDKEGLFDALDTWNECMAMAALCFEGIKINKERTLEAAKQGYANATELADYLVSKGIPFREAHHIVGVAVVEAIRRGMPLEDLSLDELKVFSPVIEEDVYEILTIESCLSKRCAKGGVAPHQVRYAVEEAQKRLDTRVSSDIQVRPARLTDVESLEGMVAYWANMGENLPRSRNEIVRDIGSFAVVEHNGEITGCASLYVYDSGLAEIRSLGVEAGWQGQGQGAAIVHYLVNKARNMAINKVFVLTRTPEFFMKQDFLPTSKMLLPEKVLKDCEQCPRQHACDEVALEVNLNEQLIMQTTSL; this is encoded by the coding sequence ATGGCATTATGGGGCGGAAGATTCACCCAAGCAGCAGACACCAGATTTAAACAATTTAATGATTCATTGCGCTTTGATTACCGACTAGCAGAACAAGACATTGTCGGTTCTATTGCTTGGTCTAAAGCTTTACTGTCTGTGAATGTTTTGACAGAAGAAGAACAGCAGCGTCTAGAACTTGCATTGAATGAACTTAAAATGGAAGTAATGGAAGATCCTGAGCAAATTCTGGCGTCTGACGCAGAAGATATCCACTCATGGGTTGAGCAGCAGTTGATTAATAAAGTGGGGGATTTAGGTAAAAAACTTCATACCGGTCGTTCACGTAATGATCAAGTCGCGACTGATTTAAAGCTGTGGTGTCGTCAGCAAGGTCGTCAAGTACTTATGACATTAGATCAAATGCAAAACCAATTGGTGAATGTCGCTTCTCAACACCATGACACGGTGCTACCTGGATATACACACTTACAACGTGCTCAACCCGTCACGTTTGCGCACTGGTGTTTGGCTTACTCTGAAATGTTCGAGCGTGATTATTCACGTTTAGAAGATGCCATTAAACGTTTAGATACTTGCCCATTAGGTTCTGGCGCACTCGCAGGAACCGCTTATGCGATTGACCGTGAAAATCTTGCCTATAACTTAGGGTTCCGCCGTGCGACACGTAACTCATTGGATTCGGTTTCTGATCGTGACCATGTGATGGAGCTTATGTCTGTAGCGTCGATTTCTATGCTGCACTTATCACGTATGGCGGAAGATTTAATCTTCTATAACTCAGGTGAGTCCGGTTTTATTGAGTTAGCTGATACGGTAACGTCTGGCTCATCATTGATGCCGCAAAAGAAAAACCCAGATGCCTTGGAATTAATCCGTGGTAAAACTGGTCGTGTTTACGGCTCGCTCGCTGGCATGATGATGACGGTAAAAGCGCTACCACTTGCTTATAACAAAGATATGCAAGAAGACAAAGAAGGTTTGTTTGATGCATTGGATACGTGGAACGAGTGCATGGCCATGGCCGCTTTGTGTTTTGAAGGCATTAAGATTAACAAAGAACGTACTTTAGAAGCAGCGAAACAAGGCTATGCGAATGCCACTGAGCTGGCGGATTATCTGGTATCAAAAGGCATTCCATTCCGTGAAGCCCACCATATTGTCGGTGTTGCGGTGGTTGAAGCGATTCGTCGTGGCATGCCACTGGAAGATTTAAGTTTAGACGAGTTAAAAGTATTTTCTCCGGTAATCGAAGAGGATGTCTACGAAATACTGACGATTGAGTCTTGTTTGTCGAAGCGGTGTGCCAAAGGCGGTGTTGCCCCTCATCAAGTGCGTTATGCGGTTGAAGAAGCGCAGAAGCGTTTGGATACGCGTGTGAGTTCAGACATTCAGGTACGTCCGGCTCGTTTGACCGATGTGGAGTCTCTTGAAGGTATGGTCGCTTATTGGGCGAACATGGGGGAGAACTTACCTCGTTCAAGAAACGAAATTGTGCGCGATATTGGTTCATTTGCGGTCGTGGAACATAACGGAGAAATTACTGGGTGTGCCTCTTTGTATGTCTATGATTCTGGATTAGCGGAAATCCGCTCTTTAGGGGTTGAGGCAGGATGGCAAGGTCAAGGGCAGGGCGCAGCGATTGTCCACTATCTCGTCAACAAAGCTCGTAATATGGCCATTAATAAGGTGTTTGTCTTAACACGTACACCTGAGTTCTTTATGAAGCAAGATTTCTTACCGACATCGAAAATGCTATTGCCAGAGAAAGTCTTGAAAGATTGTGAGCAATGCCCGCGTCAACATGCTTGTGATGAAGTCGCGTTAGAAGTTAATTTGAACGAGCAATTGATCATGCAAACGACATCGTTGTAA
- the cysE gene encoding serine O-acetyltransferase — protein MKQCAQTKVWKSVIDESRKQAEQEPMLASFYHATIIKHDSLQSALSYILANRLNTPSMPAMAVREVIEEAFASDSNIADAAACDICATVNRDPAVSMYSVPLLYLKGYHALQGYRVANWLWKQGRIALAMYFQNQISVACQVDIHPAATIGRGIMLDHATGIVIGETAVIYDDVSILQDVTLGGTGKESGDRHPKIREGVMIGAGAKILGNIEVGEGAKIGSCSVVLQPVPPHTTVAGVPAKIVGRPMSQRPSFDMDQQFNGRAQNFMYGDGI, from the coding sequence ATGAAGCAATGCGCACAAACAAAAGTCTGGAAATCGGTTATTGATGAGTCACGCAAGCAGGCAGAACAAGAGCCAATGCTGGCGAGTTTTTATCATGCCACGATCATTAAACACGATAGTTTACAATCCGCGTTAAGTTACATTCTCGCTAACCGATTAAATACCCCCTCGATGCCCGCCATGGCAGTACGAGAGGTTATCGAAGAAGCATTCGCGTCTGACAGCAATATTGCGGATGCCGCCGCATGCGATATTTGCGCGACGGTCAATCGAGATCCGGCTGTCTCTATGTATTCTGTACCGTTATTGTATCTCAAAGGATATCACGCGCTGCAAGGTTATCGTGTGGCTAATTGGTTATGGAAGCAAGGCCGTATTGCGTTGGCGATGTACTTTCAAAATCAAATATCTGTGGCATGCCAAGTGGATATTCACCCTGCCGCGACAATTGGCCGAGGCATTATGCTCGATCATGCGACAGGCATCGTCATTGGCGAAACAGCCGTCATTTATGATGATGTATCTATTCTGCAAGATGTCACGCTTGGTGGTACAGGTAAAGAATCCGGTGATCGTCATCCTAAGATTCGTGAAGGCGTGATGATTGGCGCTGGTGCGAAAATACTCGGTAATATCGAAGTGGGCGAGGGGGCTAAGATTGGCTCTTGCTCTGTAGTTTTGCAACCAGTGCCGCCTCACACGACTGTGGCGGGAGTGCCCGCCAAAATTGTCGGTCGTCCCATGTCACAAAGACCGTCTTTCGATATGGATCAGCAGTTTAATGGGCGAGCACAAAACTTTATGTATGGTGATGGCATTTAG
- the argC gene encoding N-acetyl-gamma-glutamyl-phosphate reductase, with the protein MLKTTIVGASGYAGSELALMVKKHPELTLSGLFVSANSVDAGKPMSQLYGKLLGLVDEPVEPLTDVVAVAKESDVVFLATAHQVSHDLAPIFLEHDCQVFDLSGAYRVDDANFYSSYYGFEHQHPQWLEKAVYGLAEWNADAIKQTPLVAVAGCYPTASQLAIKPLLASQCVDNQQWPVINAVSGVSGAGRKASMTNSFCEVSLAAYGVFTHRHQPEIAEHLGCDVIFTPHLGNFKRGILATITMKLKPGVTAADVADAYDSAYADKPAVRLVGDTLPTIDNVANTPFCDIGWKVQGQHIIVVSAIDNLLKGASSQAMQCLNIHYGFNELTALV; encoded by the coding sequence ATGCTAAAAACGACAATTGTTGGCGCAAGCGGCTACGCAGGTTCAGAACTGGCTCTTATGGTGAAAAAACACCCAGAGCTAACGCTATCAGGTTTATTTGTTTCCGCCAATAGTGTTGATGCTGGCAAACCTATGTCGCAGTTATATGGCAAGTTACTTGGTTTAGTCGATGAGCCAGTTGAGCCATTAACGGATGTTGTTGCTGTTGCCAAAGAAAGTGATGTGGTTTTTTTAGCGACTGCCCACCAAGTGAGCCACGATTTAGCGCCTATTTTTTTAGAACATGACTGTCAGGTATTTGACTTGTCTGGTGCGTACCGTGTCGATGATGCGAATTTTTATTCTTCTTATTATGGCTTTGAACATCAACACCCTCAGTGGTTAGAAAAAGCCGTTTATGGCTTAGCGGAATGGAACGCTGATGCCATTAAACAAACGCCGCTTGTTGCTGTTGCAGGTTGTTACCCCACCGCCTCTCAATTGGCGATTAAACCTTTATTAGCGTCTCAATGTGTTGATAACCAGCAGTGGCCAGTGATTAACGCGGTGAGCGGCGTGTCGGGCGCAGGACGCAAAGCGTCAATGACAAACAGTTTTTGTGAAGTCAGTTTAGCGGCTTATGGTGTGTTTACGCATCGCCATCAACCTGAGATTGCTGAGCATTTGGGGTGTGATGTTATCTTTACTCCACATTTAGGCAACTTTAAGCGTGGTATTTTGGCGACGATTACCATGAAATTAAAACCGGGCGTGACGGCAGCTGACGTCGCTGACGCTTATGATAGCGCTTATGCTGATAAGCCTGCCGTTCGGCTTGTTGGCGACACATTACCAACGATTGATAATGTTGCTAATACACCGTTTTGCGATATTGGTTGGAAGGTACAAGGTCAGCACATCATCGTGGTATCTGCCATTGATAACCTGTTGAAAGGTGCCTCTTCGCAAGCAATGCAATGTCTGAATATCCATTATGGTTTCAATGAACTCACGGCTTTGGTTTAA
- a CDS encoding PadR family transcriptional regulator yields the protein MSLPHVILTVLSTRDATGYDITKEFSASIGYFWKASHQQVYRELNKMGQTGLVSCVLEPQDGKPDRKVYSITDAGRSALGEWFDQPTKHPTVRDEFSAKLMACAIQPSAPFRIQLVDLIEESKKLVAHYQDIEAAHYSAPAELDNTQRLERLTLRRNLLLRQAWIQWAEEALAELETISE from the coding sequence ATGTCATTACCACACGTAATTCTTACCGTTCTAAGTACACGCGATGCAACGGGCTACGATATCACGAAAGAGTTTTCCGCAAGCATCGGATATTTTTGGAAAGCAAGCCACCAACAAGTTTACCGTGAACTCAATAAAATGGGACAAACGGGCTTAGTCTCTTGTGTCTTAGAACCACAGGATGGTAAACCTGATCGTAAAGTCTACTCCATTACCGATGCAGGACGCAGTGCATTAGGTGAATGGTTTGATCAACCAACCAAACACCCTACCGTTCGTGACGAATTTAGCGCCAAGCTTATGGCTTGTGCAATACAGCCGTCAGCACCCTTCCGTATTCAACTGGTCGATTTGATTGAAGAGTCAAAAAAATTGGTCGCACACTACCAAGATATTGAAGCGGCACATTACTCAGCGCCAGCCGAGCTAGACAACACCCAACGTTTAGAGAGACTTACGTTGCGTCGTAATCTACTCCTTCGCCAAGCTTGGATACAATGGGCCGAAGAAGCATTAGCTGAACTAGAAACGATTAGTGAATAA
- a CDS encoding argininosuccinate synthase, with the protein MSKVEVKKVVVAYSGGLDTSVIIPWLKENYGCEVIAFVADVGQGDEELVGIEEKAIASGASECYVADLKAEMVKDYIYPTLKTGAYYEGKYLLGTSMARPIIAKAQVEVARKVGADALAHGCTGKGNDQVRFEGAFAALAPDLHVIAPWREWDLVSREECLDYLAERNIPCAASLTKIYSRDANAWHISTEGGVLESTWNAPNEDCWVWTVDAEQAPNEAEYVTLNVEKGEVVAIDGKAVTPYEALLDLNEKGAKHGVGRIDIVENRLVGMKSRGCYETPGGTIMMEALRSVEQLVLDKASFEFREELGIKAAQLVYDGRWFTPLCESVMAASESLAQDVNGEVVIKLYKGQAVATQKRSDNSLYSEEFATFGEDEVYDQSHAGGFIRLYSLASRIRAMNAAKK; encoded by the coding sequence ATGAGCAAAGTAGAAGTCAAAAAAGTTGTTGTCGCTTATTCTGGTGGTCTTGATACGTCGGTTATCATTCCATGGTTGAAAGAGAACTACGGCTGTGAAGTTATCGCATTTGTGGCGGATGTCGGTCAAGGTGACGAAGAGTTAGTGGGTATTGAAGAAAAAGCGATCGCTTCTGGTGCATCAGAGTGTTACGTCGCGGATCTGAAAGCGGAAATGGTAAAAGACTATATCTACCCAACGCTAAAAACGGGCGCTTACTATGAAGGTAAATACCTACTTGGTACGTCAATGGCTCGTCCGATTATTGCCAAAGCGCAAGTTGAAGTGGCACGTAAAGTGGGCGCGGATGCACTTGCTCATGGTTGTACCGGTAAAGGTAATGACCAAGTACGTTTTGAAGGTGCTTTTGCGGCACTCGCCCCAGATCTTCACGTAATTGCGCCTTGGCGTGAGTGGGATCTTGTGAGCCGTGAAGAGTGCCTAGATTACCTTGCCGAACGTAACATCCCTTGTGCCGCATCTCTGACAAAAATCTATTCTCGTGACGCGAATGCATGGCACATCTCAACTGAAGGCGGTGTACTAGAAAGCACTTGGAATGCGCCAAACGAAGATTGCTGGGTATGGACTGTTGATGCTGAGCAAGCGCCAAACGAAGCTGAGTATGTAACGTTAAACGTTGAGAAAGGCGAAGTTGTGGCTATCGACGGCAAAGCTGTTACGCCATACGAAGCATTATTAGACCTTAATGAAAAGGGTGCAAAACACGGCGTTGGTCGTATCGACATCGTAGAAAACCGTTTGGTTGGTATGAAGTCTCGTGGTTGTTACGAAACTCCAGGAGGTACCATCATGATGGAAGCGTTACGTTCTGTTGAGCAGCTCGTACTGGATAAAGCTTCATTTGAGTTCCGTGAAGAACTAGGCATTAAAGCGGCGCAGTTGGTTTACGATGGTCGTTGGTTCACGCCTTTATGTGAATCAGTAATGGCAGCGTCTGAGTCATTGGCACAAGATGTAAACGGTGAAGTTGTGATCAAACTGTACAAAGGTCAGGCGGTTGCTACTCAAAAACGCTCTGATAACAGCTTGTACTCAGAAGAGTTTGCAACGTTTGGTGAAGACGAAGTTTACGACCAAAGCCATGCCGGTGGTTTCATCCGTTTATACTCTCTCGCGAGTCGTATCCGTGCAATGAACGCTGCAAAGAAGTAA
- the argE gene encoding acetylornithine deacetylase, giving the protein MQIPSFLEVYEGLISTSSISSSDPSLDEGNAKVCEKMADWLTALGFQVESEEVEPGKINLMAKKGEGEGGLLMAGHTDTVPFDEGRWNYNPHALTQDNQRFYGLGTADMKGFFAFVMEAVKKIEDWSHQKKPLYILATCDEETTMLGARHFSATTPFKPDYCIIGEPTSLTPVYGHKGHVANAIRITGKSGHSSNPAYGVNAIEIMHEVLAPMLQLRDQLSRTYHHPGFEIPSPTLNLGHIHGGDSPNRICGCCELHYDVRPLPGMSLDGLHNLLTDALKEVASKWPGRIDITPLHAPIPGYECAHDHPFVTQMSELSQLEAQTVNYCTEAPFLQEVCPTLVLGPGSIEQAHQPDEFLAFEFIDPTIDVLSKTMWKYCF; this is encoded by the coding sequence ATGCAAATACCTAGTTTTCTCGAGGTTTATGAAGGATTAATTTCAACTTCCTCTATCAGCTCCTCAGATCCGAGCTTAGATGAAGGTAATGCCAAGGTGTGCGAAAAAATGGCCGACTGGCTTACAGCGCTCGGTTTTCAAGTAGAAAGCGAAGAGGTTGAACCCGGTAAAATCAACTTAATGGCAAAAAAAGGAGAAGGCGAAGGCGGCCTATTAATGGCAGGACACACAGATACTGTGCCATTTGATGAAGGTCGTTGGAATTATAATCCTCATGCATTAACCCAAGATAACCAGCGCTTTTATGGTTTGGGAACCGCCGACATGAAAGGTTTCTTTGCGTTCGTTATGGAAGCGGTGAAAAAGATTGAGGATTGGTCTCACCAGAAAAAACCGCTCTATATTTTGGCGACGTGTGATGAAGAAACTACCATGCTTGGCGCGCGTCATTTTTCTGCCACCACACCATTCAAGCCGGATTATTGCATTATTGGTGAGCCGACTAGCTTAACACCGGTATACGGTCATAAAGGACATGTAGCTAATGCCATTCGTATTACCGGAAAATCTGGGCATTCATCCAATCCAGCGTATGGCGTTAATGCCATTGAGATCATGCATGAAGTATTAGCACCAATGCTGCAATTACGCGATCAATTATCTCGGACTTATCATCACCCCGGCTTTGAAATCCCCTCACCGACACTCAACCTTGGTCATATTCATGGTGGTGATAGCCCCAACCGTATTTGTGGCTGCTGCGAACTACACTATGATGTGCGCCCGCTTCCTGGTATGAGCTTAGATGGTTTGCATAACTTACTCACCGACGCCCTCAAAGAAGTCGCTAGCAAGTGGCCCGGACGTATCGACATTACCCCACTACATGCTCCCATTCCTGGTTATGAATGTGCTCATGACCACCCATTCGTGACCCAAATGAGCGAACTTAGTCAATTGGAAGCACAAACGGTGAACTACTGTACTGAAGCGCCATTCTTACAAGAGGTCTGCCCAACCTTAGTGCTCGGTCCAGGTTCCATTGAGCAAGCGCACCAACCGGATGAATTCCTAGCGTTTGAGTTTATCGATCCAACCATTGATGTGTTATCTAAAACCATGTGGAAATATTGTTTTTAA
- the ppc gene encoding phosphoenolpyruvate carboxylase has product MKENYAALKSNVSMLGHLLGKTIQDADGDVILKKVEKIRKLSKSARSGNHEDRQHLIEEIESLPDDQMPSIAKAFNQFLNLTNIADQYHSISRHCDANTMSTDPIDALLEKLDSNNISKIDSGQAIRELDIELVLTAHPTEITRRTMINKLVKINECLSDLELSELSPKERRRTELRLEQLIAQAWHSDVVRKQRPTPLDEAKSGFAVVENSLWKAAPDFLRDLSERCINYYGEALPIDARPIHFSSWMGGDRDGNPHVTHTITREVLRMSRWKAADLYLGDINELISELSMIKCNDKVRELAGPDAHEPYREILKQLRDLLQQTKDVLDAKIHGQVLAEKAPLRYSEQLWTPLLTCYESLHECGMGVIADGSLLDTLRRIKTFGVHLVQLDIRQESTRHADVLSELTRHLGIGDYAHWSEQDKLSFLTTELASKRPLLPTNWQPSADVQEVIDTCKIVASQPRDAFGAYIISMARTASDVLAVHLILQEVGCPYRIDVCPLFETLEDLNNAEAVTQQLMDIDLYRGFINNKQMIMIGYSDSAKDAGGMAAGWAQYHAMESLVRVCEESGVDLRLFHGRGGTIGRGGAPAHAALLSQPPSSLKGGLRVTEQGEMIRFKLGLPEIAVNSFNMYASAILEANLLPPPAPKQEWRDLMEVLSQVSCDAYRKVVREQPQFVPYFRQATPELELGKLPLGSRPSKRNPNGGVESLRAIPWIFSWSQNRLVLPAWLGAGEAIQYSIDKGHQALLEEMCREWPFFSTRLGMLEMLFTKCNADIAQHYDERLVDEELRPLGEHLRIQLKKDIKTILNVENNDNLMQSDPWGHESISLRNIYVEPLNMLQVELLYRTRKTETPSAELEEALMATIAGIAAGMRNTG; this is encoded by the coding sequence ATGAAAGAGAACTACGCCGCTCTCAAAAGCAACGTGAGCATGCTAGGGCATCTTCTGGGTAAAACCATTCAAGATGCTGACGGCGATGTTATATTGAAAAAAGTAGAAAAAATCAGAAAGTTATCTAAATCTGCCCGGTCAGGTAACCACGAAGATAGGCAACATCTGATTGAAGAAATTGAATCCCTTCCTGACGACCAAATGCCGTCGATTGCGAAAGCATTTAACCAATTTCTTAACCTCACTAATATCGCTGACCAATACCACTCTATTTCTCGTCACTGTGACGCGAATACCATGTCAACCGACCCGATTGACGCGCTGCTTGAGAAACTCGATAGCAATAATATTAGTAAAATCGATAGCGGCCAAGCGATTCGCGAGCTAGACATTGAGCTAGTTCTCACGGCGCACCCAACCGAAATTACACGTCGTACCATGATCAACAAACTCGTCAAAATTAACGAATGTTTGTCTGATCTTGAGCTCAGCGAGCTATCACCGAAAGAACGTCGCCGCACTGAACTACGCCTTGAGCAATTAATTGCGCAAGCTTGGCACTCTGATGTGGTGCGTAAACAGCGCCCAACACCACTTGATGAAGCCAAGTCTGGATTTGCAGTCGTCGAAAACTCGCTATGGAAAGCCGCTCCGGATTTCTTACGAGACTTAAGTGAACGTTGCATCAATTACTATGGTGAAGCTTTGCCGATCGATGCCAGACCGATCCATTTCTCATCGTGGATGGGCGGTGACCGCGATGGTAACCCACATGTCACTCACACCATCACACGTGAAGTGCTGCGCATGTCTCGTTGGAAAGCGGCAGATTTATACTTAGGGGATATCAATGAGTTAATCAGCGAACTGTCGATGATTAAATGTAATGATAAAGTGCGTGAACTCGCTGGCCCAGACGCACACGAACCCTACCGTGAAATTCTGAAACAACTGCGTGATTTATTGCAACAGACGAAAGATGTTCTGGATGCCAAAATTCATGGGCAAGTCCTTGCAGAAAAAGCACCATTACGCTATTCCGAACAGCTTTGGACACCGTTATTAACCTGCTACGAGTCATTGCATGAATGTGGCATGGGCGTTATCGCCGATGGTTCACTCCTCGATACTTTGCGCCGTATTAAGACATTTGGTGTACATCTTGTTCAACTCGATATTCGCCAAGAAAGTACACGCCATGCCGATGTCCTTTCTGAGCTAACGCGTCATCTTGGCATTGGTGACTACGCGCATTGGAGCGAACAAGATAAACTGTCTTTCTTAACCACTGAGCTAGCCTCAAAGCGCCCATTACTGCCCACCAACTGGCAACCATCGGCAGACGTTCAAGAAGTCATTGATACCTGTAAAATCGTTGCATCTCAGCCGCGCGATGCATTTGGTGCTTACATTATTTCTATGGCGAGAACCGCGTCTGATGTCCTAGCGGTACACTTAATTTTACAAGAAGTTGGCTGCCCATATCGTATTGATGTATGTCCATTGTTCGAAACCTTGGAAGATTTGAATAATGCAGAAGCGGTCACCCAGCAATTAATGGATATCGACCTCTACCGAGGCTTTATTAATAACAAGCAGATGATCATGATTGGTTATTCTGACTCCGCTAAAGATGCTGGCGGCATGGCGGCAGGCTGGGCACAATATCATGCGATGGAATCTTTAGTTCGCGTCTGTGAAGAGTCTGGCGTCGATCTTCGCCTATTCCATGGGCGTGGCGGTACAATTGGGCGTGGCGGTGCTCCTGCGCATGCAGCCTTACTTTCTCAACCGCCGAGCAGCCTCAAAGGCGGCCTACGAGTCACTGAACAAGGTGAAATGATCCGCTTCAAACTTGGCCTGCCTGAAATCGCCGTTAATAGCTTCAATATGTATGCCAGTGCGATTTTAGAAGCGAATCTCCTACCGCCACCAGCACCTAAACAAGAATGGCGTGATTTAATGGAAGTTCTTTCACAAGTCTCTTGTGATGCTTATCGAAAAGTAGTGCGTGAACAACCACAATTTGTACCGTATTTCCGCCAAGCAACTCCAGAGCTAGAGCTAGGAAAATTACCGCTGGGTTCTCGCCCATCCAAACGTAACCCAAATGGCGGTGTTGAAAGCCTACGTGCGATTCCATGGATATTCTCTTGGAGTCAAAACCGCTTAGTTCTACCCGCTTGGTTAGGCGCAGGCGAAGCGATTCAGTATTCAATTGATAAAGGGCACCAAGCACTGCTCGAAGAAATGTGCCGTGAATGGCCATTCTTCTCAACGCGTCTTGGTATGCTAGAAATGCTATTTACCAAGTGCAATGCCGATATTGCTCAGCATTACGATGAGCGTTTGGTCGATGAAGAGCTACGCCCACTCGGTGAACATTTACGTATTCAATTGAAAAAAGACATCAAGACGATATTAAATGTCGAGAATAACGATAACTTGATGCAAAGCGACCCATGGGGACACGAATCAATAAGCTTACGTAACATCTATGTTGAACCCCTTAACATGCTACAAGTAGAGCTGTTATATCGTACGCGTAAAACAGAAACTCCTTCAGCAGAACTCGAAGAAGCGCTCATGGCAACTATTGCAGGAATTGCGGCAGGTATGCGTAATACTGGATAA